The following coding sequences are from one Lolium rigidum isolate FL_2022 chromosome 6, APGP_CSIRO_Lrig_0.1, whole genome shotgun sequence window:
- the LOC124663353 gene encoding aldehyde oxidase GLOX-like, whose amino-acid sequence MRGIFSDLTMAPLLRVAVLVALAAVCAVQGQQPGLLRVPDRSAPTGAFLDRVVLPVDNAGGFAGWWTVLSENSGVSAMHLAIMRHGKAVMFDTTTTGPSLSMLPAGNCRPDPRSVPPGAMDCSAHAVEFDYNTGAVRPLKILTDTWCSSGAFDPEGMLVQTGGYFEGVKVVRHLSPQITSDWREFPNSLADGRWYGTQQVLPDGRFIVVGGRRAFSYEFVPVAGQSNAQATPIPLLRDTTDDVENNLYPFVHLLPDGTIFLFANDRSIVFNPQNGQVLRELPKLHGGARNYPASGMSALLPLDLRRGERLSAEVLICGGAPKEAFKVGELNRFPPALRDCARINPSKPGARWSMDQMPVGRVMSDMLILPTGDLLMINGAAQGCSGWAFARQPVLTPFLYNLRKPRGQRFRALAASNIPRMYHASSALLPDATVLVAGGNTNSAYNFSGVDFPTEVRVERFTPPYLAPELLATRPEIDVASVPANGMKFGAKFAFRFSAPGQPVAEPDLKVTMYAPPFTTHGYSMNQRLLVLQVTAFKPEGQRYKITVHAPLNPALAPPGYYMVFVLVKGVPSKAAWVKIHH is encoded by the exons ATGAGGGGCATCTTCTCTGATCTTACAATGGCTCCTCTCCTCCGCGTTGCGGTGCTCGTCGCCCTCGCCGCCGTCTGCGCGGTGCAGGGCCAACAGCCGGGGCTCTTGAGGGTGCCAGACCGGTCGGCGCCAACGGGGGCGTTCCTGGACAGGGTGGTACTCCCCGTAGACAATGCCGGGGGATTCGCCGGCTGGTGGACCGTCCTGAGCGAGAACTCGGGCGTGTCGGCGATGCACCTGGCGATCATGCGGCATGGCAAGGCCGTCATGTTCGACACGACCACGACGGGGCCGTCGCTGTCGATGCTGCCGGCGGGCAACTGCCGCCCCGACCCCCGGAGCGTCCCGCCTGGCGCCATGGACTGCTCGGCGCACGCCGTGGAGTTCGACTATAATACTGGCGCAGTCCGGCCTCTCAAG ATCCTGACAGACACGTGGTGCTCGTCGGGGGCGTTCGACCCGGAGGGCATGCTCGTGCAAACCGGCGGCTACTTCGAAGGGGTGAAGGTTGTGAGACACCTGAGCCCGCAAATCACTTCCGATTGGAGGGAGTTCCCCAATAGCTTGGCCGACGGAAGATG GTACGGAACGCAGCAGGTGCTCCCGGACGGCCGCTTCATCGTCGTCGGCGGGCGGCGCGCCTTCAGCTACGAGTTCGTCCCGGTTGCCGGGCAGTCGAACGCCCAAGCTACTCCCATCCCCTTGCTCCGTGACACCACCGATGACGTGGAGAACAACCTGTaccccttcgtccacctcctcccGGACGGGACCATCTTCCTCTTCGCCAACGACCGCTCCATCGTCTTCAACCCCCAGAACGGCCAGGTCCTCCGCGAGCTTCCCAAGCTCCACGGCGGAGCCCGGAACTACCCTGCCTCCGGCATGTCCGCTCTCCTTCCCCTCGACCTCCGCCGCGGCGAGAGGCTCAGCGCGGAGGTCCTCATCTGCGGCGGTGCCCCCAAGGAGGCCTTCAAGGTCGGCGAGCTCAACAGGTTCCCGCCCGCGCTCAGGGACTGCGCGCGCATCAACCCGTCCAAGCCCGGAGCGCGGTGGTCGATGGACCAAATGCCCGTGGGCCGCGTGATGAGCGACATGCTGATTCTCCCCACCGGCGACCTGCTAATGATCAACGGCGCGGCCCAGGGCTGCTCGGGGTGGGCATTCGCCCGGCAGCCCGTGCTGACCCCGTTCCTCTACAACCTGCGGAAGCCGCGGGGCCAGCGGTTCCGCGCACTGGCCGCGTCCAACATCCCGCGCATGTACCACGCCTCCAGCGCGCTGCTGCCCGACGCCACGGTGCTCGTGGCCGGCGGCAACACCAACTCGGCGTACAACTTCTCCGGCGTCGACTTCCCCACGGAGGTGCGCGTCGAGCGCTTCACCCCACCATACCTCGCACCGGAGCTCCTCGCCACCAGGCCGGAGATCGACGTGGCCTCGGTCCCTGCCAACGGGATGAAGTTCGGGGCCAAGTTTGCATTCAGGTTCTCGGCGCCCGGGCAGCCCGTGGCCGAACCGGATCTGAAGGTGACCATGTACGCGCCGCCGTTCACCACGCACGGCTACTCCATGAACCAGCGCCTGCTGGTGCTGCAGGTCACCGCGTTCAAGCCAGAGGGGCAACGCTACAAGATCACCGTTCACGCGCCGCTGAATCCGGCGCTCGCGCCGCCAGGCTACTACATGGTGTTCGTGTTGGTGAAGGGGGTGCCGAGCAAAGCGGCATGGGTGAAGATACACCACTGA